A genome region from Cutaneotrichosporon cavernicola HIS019 DNA, chromosome: 5 includes the following:
- the NUXM gene encoding uncharacterized protein (C-terminal of NADH-ubiquinone oxidoreductase 21 kDa subunit) encodes MPVKQLEAPYPVIDVDPHFRRVVGYMRPNDFLLWGGVTASGPILIRLWERMDPTKSTHGIRHAARFAGCMGFAAGFMLAYQNSSFRFLGLKENKREQEMDFEELSALAKAGKPLYGETDLSPYLQGMAARNSTYSQFKLQTIPWFNLVNHNDHGVDTSKYYNSK; translated from the exons ATGCCAGTCAAGCAGCTCGAAGCACCGTACCCcgtcatcgacgtcgacccCCACTTCCGGCGCGTGGTCGGGTACATGCGCCCCAacgacttcctcctctgggGCGGCGTTACTGCGTCGGGCCCAATCCTCATTCGGCTCTGGGAGCGCATGGACCCGACAAAGTCGACGCATGGGATTCGGCACGCGGCACGCTTTGCCGGGTGCATGGGGTTCGCGGCGGGATTCATGCTGGCGTACCAGAACTCTTCTT tccgcttcctcggcctcaaggAGAACAAGCGCGAGCAGGAGATGGACTTTGAGGAGCTCTCGGCACTGGCCAAGGCCGGCAAGCCGCTCTACGGAGAGACCGACCTCTCGCCTTACCTCCAGGGCATGGCTGCGCGTAACTCGACGTACTCGCAGTTCAAGCTGCAGACGATTCCTTG GttcaacctcgtcaaccaCAACGACCACGGCGTCGACACGTCCAAGTACTACAACTCCAAGTAG
- a CDS encoding uncharacterized protein (Amidohydrolase family), which produces MTTNPSILIKNGTVVNGEEGAQPYAADILVVDGVIDKIGVPGFITADAKVIDATGLYVSPGFIDMHAHSDLYLLSHPVHAPKITQGVTTEVVGQDGISYAPVQTTEQMDAIRAQIAGWNGNPSDEECATTLKGVGMFAWRTLGEYLDTLDRNRTATNVAMLVPQGNLRLLAVGLYDDVATPEQIAEQIRLLKAAMADGAVGMSSGLTYTPGMYASTSELGALCRALAEYPGAYYAPHHRSYGAKAIEAYAEMIGLGEETGCPVHLTHATLNFAENKGRAPELLAMVDTARKSADITLDTYPYLPGCTTLAALLPSWASAGGPVETLKRLEDAVTREKIRIAVEVTGCDGGHGIPTNWDEIEIGSTIHPDLDGWAGRRVGEVAGSLVRAPIEIFFEILRKDKLATSCLMHIGNEENVQAIMQHPVHMGGSDAILHGKSLHPRAWGTFPRYLGHYSRDLGLIPLPEMVAHLTSRPAKRLGVFPSRGVVREGSAADLVLFDPAVVKDMSTHAEPCLPAIGVQYVFVNGVCALAEGKPTGARAGHTLRRRADGTVTPRGV; this is translated from the exons ATGACGACAAACCCCTCGATCCTAATCAAGAATGGCACGGTCGTAaacggcgaggaaggcgcgcAGCCGTACGCCGCAgacatcctcgtcgtcgacggtgTCATTGACAAAATTGGAGTGCCGGGGTTCATTaccgccgacgccaaggtcaTTGACGCGACGGGGCTGTACGTTTCTCCTGGCTTTATCGACATGCACGCCCACTCGGACCTCTACCTGCTCTCGCATCCAGTCCATGCTCCCAAAATCACACAGGGAGTGACT ACCGAGGTGGTCGGACAGGACGGCATTTCCTACGCACCGGTGCAAACCACCGAGCAGATGGACGCGATCCGTGCCCAGATTGCGGGGTGGAACGGTAACCCAAGTGACGAGGAGTGTGCAACTACCCTCAAAGGAGTGGGTATGTTTGCGTGGCGTACCCTCGGCGAGTATCTCGACACGCTGGACCGGAACCGGACGGCCACAAACGTCGCGATGCTGGTCCCGCAAGGCAACCTCCGCCTGTTGGCAGTGGGACTgtacgacgacgtcgcAACCCCAGAACAGATCGCGGAACAGATTCGCCTCTTGAAGGCAGCGATGGCGGACGGCGCCGTCGGCATGTCGAGCGGCCTGACATACACGCCTGGGATGTATGCGAGCACAagcgagcttggcgcgtTGTGTCGCGCTCTGGCGGAATATCCCGGAGCTTACTATGCCCCTCACCACCGAAGCTATGGTGCTAAAGCGATCGAGGCGTACGCAGAGATGATCGGTCTCGGAGAGGAGACGGGGTGTCCTGTACACCTGACGCACGCGACCCTCAACTTTGCCGAGAACAAGGGACGGGCGCCCGAGCTACTCGCCATGGTCGACACCGCTCGCAAAAGCGCCGATATCACTCTTGACACATACCCCTACCTGCCGGGATGTACAACTCTGGCGGCACTCCTcccgagctgggcgagcgcTGGTGGGCCAGTCGAAACACTCAAAcgtctcgaggacgccgtgACGCGTGAGAAGATCCGGATTGCGGTCGAGGTGACCGGCTGCGATGGGGGACATGGCATCCCAACGAACTGGGATGAGATCGAG ATTGGTTCGACGATTCATCCCGATTTGGACGGATGGGCCGGCCGGCGTgtgggcgaggtggcgggCAGTTTGGTTCGCGCGCCGATCGAGATCTTCTTTGAGATCCTGCGAAAAGATAAACTCGCAACTTCATGTCTCATGCACATTGGCAACGAGGAGAACGTCCAGGCCATCATGCAGCACCCGGTGCATATGGGCGGCTCAGATGCCATCCTCCACGGAAAGAGCCTGCACCCGCGCGCGTGGGGCACGTTTCCGAGGTATCTGGGTCACTATAGTCGCGATCTTGGCTTAATCCCCCTTCCCGAGATGGTGGCGCACCTCACCTCGCGACCCGCCAAGCGGCTAGGCGTGTTCCCCTCCCGCGGAGTCGTGAGGGAGGGCAGTGCGGCcgatctcgtcctcttcgaTCCGGCCGTTGTGAAAGACATGTCGACACACGCCGAGCCGTGTCTCCCTGCGATCGGGGTGCAATACGTGTTCGTCAACGGCGTGTGTGCTCTCGCAGAAGGCAAGCCAACCGGTGCGAGGGCGGGACATaccctccgccgccgcgctgaTGGGACGGTTACTCCCCGTGGAGTGTAG
- a CDS encoding uncharacterized protein (N-glycosylation protein) gives MSTITPIDLNTANGGSPVASSPQLKAQVRANGAYNGNTARSPAAVQHPTLQPAAHIESRSPSQSPRTLQRLSPEASLKPLSQLAATNPALSANPRTKAPQRGATIPPVQQRPTPSYYNLPNTGSSSGASSGSSRTVRAGARKRAGSNPRPPSSTSSEDTETDGDSDSTLMPGRMRHQHSKSQPDLTALRSRLAESWANQQQEERRLREEAQAHSLLSRRRSHGRNTPPIRPIPLAAAHPHAHSHRQSSTGFASALPQSALGLRHSPRASTVALSQLTPISSSPRTESSADDSPWSLRGITLPHGGMTGSEDADDDLESTDSPSSGSLSFSPKLRRRQRQNDKRAGSGSSGGPGPVLGLFLEPNSADERGLQSLVDLRPESIEARLRRSSLLNFRLLAVVPALWGISVLTHALITGALWHDVWPWGVDMSRESVERLVQGLHVYEGIERPVHRGDMALAIAWAVVTAHFCFCLTTGLTHRWRSYYSLPSTVTRLVSLQCLCWPATYTTLWVLGPRRPLLAWVVIGVTTGWSRTVQMWVTSNVVVDDDGGDVTPGPRRSPPLRPPPPPSHVTGWRKFTYGRRWDWDAVAREVGWKVGALLLVTCAWLFWRVDGIPTFGNV, from the exons ATGTCGACAATAACTCCCATCGACCTCAACACCGCCAATGGTGGTAGCCCCGTAGCCTCCTCCCCACAACTGAAAGCACAAGTTCGGGCTAACGGAGCCTACAACGGCAACACGGCCCGCTCCCCTGCTGCAGTGCAACACCCGACCCTCCAGCCGGCCGCTCACATCGAGTCACGCTCACCATCACAGTCGCCCCGGACCTTGCAAAGGCTATCGCCCGAGGCGTCCCTCAAGCCACTCTCCCAACTTGCCGCAACCAACCCCGCCCTAAGCGCCAATCCCCGAACGAAGGCTCCTCAGCGGGGCGCAACGATCCCTCCAGTGCAACAACGTCCCACGCCCTCGTACTATAATTTGCCAAATACCGGATCGTCATCTGGGGCGTCCTCTGGTTCTTCTCGAACCGTACGTGCAGGCGCTCGGAAGCGCGCAGGCTCCAACCCGCGCCCTCCAtcgtcaacgtcatccGAAGATACGGAAACAGATGGGGATTCGGACTCGACGTTGATGCCTGGCCGCATGCGGCACCAGCACTCCAAGTCGCAGCCCGACCTCACGGCTCTGCGGTCGCGTCTCGCGGAGAGCTGGGCGAACCAGCAGCAGGAAGAACGGCGGTtgcgcgaggaggcccAGGCCCATTCGCTTCTGAGCCGGCGGCGGAGTCACGGCCGCAACACACCGCCGATTCGTCCCATCCCGCTCGCTGCCGCACATCCGCACGCCCATTCGCATCGCCAGTCGTCGACAGGATTTGCGAGCGCGTTGCCCCAGAGCGCACTGGGGCTGCGCCATTCGCCGCGAGCGAGCACCGTGGCGCTCTCACAGTTGACGCCGATatcgagctcgccgcggACCGAGTCGAGCGCAGATGACTCGCCATGGAGTCTGCGCGGCATCACCCTCCCTCACGGCGGTATGACCGGGTccgaggacgcggacgacgaTCTCGAATCGACCGACTCACCGTCGTCAGGCTCGCTCTCGTTCTCGCCTAAActgcgccggcggcaacgCCAAAACGACAAGCGGGCTGGCTCTGGGTCATCGGGTGGGCCTGGACCTGTCCTGGGCCTTTTCCTGGAGCCAAACTCAGCCGACGAGCGAGGTTTGCAgagcctcgtcgacctgaGGCCAGAGAGcatcgaggcgcgcctgcgtcgctcctcgctcctcaACTTCCGGCTGCTAGCGGTCGTGCCGGCGCTGTGGGGGATCAGTGTGCTAACGCACGCGCTGATCACTGGCGCGCTGTGGCACGACGTGTGGCCGTGGGGCGTCGACATGTCGCGCGAGTCAGTTGAGAGACTCGTGCAGGGTCTGCACGTGTATGAGGGCATCGAACGACCAGTCCATCGCGGCGACATGGCACTAGCAATTGCATGG GCTGTGGTTACGGCGCACTTTTGCTTCTGCCTGACGACGGGATTGACCCACCGCTGGCGCTCATACTACTCTCTCCCATCGACGGTCACCCGCCTCGTCTCCCTCCAATGTCTCTGCTGGCCCGCGACCTACACGACATTATGGGTACTtggccctcgccgcccgctGCTCGCATGGGTAGTCATCGGCGTAACGACAGGCTGGAGCCGGACAGTCCAGATGTGGGTAACCTCCAACGTcgtggtcgacgacgacgggggCGACGTTACCCCcggccctcggcgctctcCGCCCCTCcgtccaccaccacctccatcACACGTGACCGGCTGGCGCAAGTTTACGTACGGCCGCCGATGGGACTGGGACGCGGTCGCGCGTGAGGTGGGATGGAAAGTCGGCGCGCTACTCCTCGTTACGTGTGCGTGGCTCTTCTGGAGAGTTGACGGAATCCCGACCTTCGGGAATGTGTAG
- a CDS encoding uncharacterized protein (RING-like zinc finger) produces the protein MGANQSHHARQPEEDRRPTLRRRISTFLRRDQENQNASKRERSNSAQNSLNSPGPKRRRVDGDDEQDGDDHMSEPVAGPSRLPANPSVPFPRTMPSSGISTPASPDTPASPATDEMLSDRLRSVSTIRDGLGPDWTPQSGLMSRFRRRDSPAVSTAASTSSVAPPAATIPARTLSHRLSAIMGFAAPERSPPSTSIPSSSSPQPHTPANEASPPPEDEGRIPVGAVLVIQGLAQTHANLDETGGPNPQVDLTSLDQQARMIGNLLTVAAAATATTLLSPESLSTQPSRSTAQTAMQTIIERLRPQRNSRNHQSVEAALGEYLRTVLRDNRRFAEAVAGDTPNAANVPAEFQDFLHMLQEDLIDAVRAYAVPDAAGDDEEDVDEDAEVPAAAIPPSTVEEASSGPSSATDLDTEATPTTTAPASISTATTQPVSPTIPTFHRQRGQNLPGTVRRLGVSGGADGTPRRLNFFRAHLFPTVHVDGSVATPNLSEEQEEAIVPSIFVGVRSIAHSPNMTTEDLVAHPSFPFMDGQVPEDAAAGTTATDSSSATSPVAEAHSLPEDDHDFDRDLEQELASAAAASSSGDVDRPRRSLRSRVLERLGASRREPRASPPLNTYLIYVIGGNYPRSHPVLSIPSLVSGGPLTAEDLQLLSELLGPAKPPTVTQEEIEASGLKVIKADTLTQAVQDGEVLDASTERCMVCLCDYEDDDVCRVLKCRHAFHMPCVDQWLTSGRNSCPTCRTDAVDKNAVPPPPEVEDADAVA, from the exons ATGGGAGCCAACCAGAGTCACCACGCGCGCCAGCCAGAGGAGGACCGCCGACCCACTCTCCGTCGCCGCAtatccaccttcctccgccgcgaccAGGAGAACCAGAATGCGagcaagcgcgagcgctcCAATTCGGCACAGAACAGCCTCAACTCACCAGGGCCCAAGCGCAGGCGGGTAgacggtgacgacgagcaggaTGGCGACGACCACATGTCCGAACCGGTTGCCGGGCCGTCACGCCTACCTGCGAACCCCTCGGTCCCGTTCCCAAGAACAATGCCCAGCAGCGGCATTAGCACGCCCGCATCACCAGACACACCGGCGTCACCCGCGACCGATGAGATGCTGTCCGATAGATTGCGGTCCGTGTCGACAATACGTGACGGCCTGGGACCCGATTGGACACCGCAGTCGGGGTTGATGTCGCGCTTCCGCCGGCGCGACAGTCCCGCCGTCAGCACCGCTgcgagcacgagctcggTCGCACCGCCAGCCGCAACCATCCCAGCCCGCACATTATCGCATCGTCTCAGCGCCATCATGGGATTTGCAGCCCCAGAACGttcccctccctccacctccatccCGTCCTCCAGCAGTCCGCAGCCGCACACACCCGCAAACGAGGCATCTCCACCTCCCGAAGATGAAGGAAGGATACCGGTGGGCGCGGTACTCGTTATCCAAGGCCTGGCCCAGACACACGCAAACCTGGACGAGACCGGCGGGCCAAACCCACAGGTTGACTTGACGAGCCTCGATCAGCAAGCTCGTATGATCGGGAATCTCTTGAC cgttgccgccgccgccaccgctaCCACTCTTCTATCGCCGGAGAGCCTGTCGACCCAGCCGTCCCGCTCGACCGCGCAGACTGCCATGCAGACGATTATCGAGCGACTCCGTCCGCAGCGCAACAGCCGCAACCACCAGAGCGTCGAAGCTGCACTCGGCGAGTATCTCCGCACCGTGCTGCGAGACAACCGACGCTTTGCAGAGGCTGTGGCTGGGGACACGCCGAACGCAGCAAACGTACCAGCCGAATTCCAGGACTTCCTTCACATGCTGCAGGAGGATCTCATTGACGCTGTTCGGGCGTATGCTGTCCCTGACGCagctggcgacgacgaggaggatgttgacgaggacgctgaGGTACCTGCAGCTGCTATCCCTCCGTCCACCGTTGAAGAGGCCTCGTCAGGGCCGTCGTCCGCAACCGACTTGGACACCGAGGCGACTCCGACTACGACTGCTCCTGCATCAATCTCTACGGCAACCACACAGCCCGTTTCACCCACAATTCCCACGTTCCACCGCCAGCGTGGGCAGAACTTACCCGGCACCGTCCGGCGCCTGGGCGTGAGTGGCGGGGCGGACGGCACACCACGACGTCTCAACTTCTTCCGCGCACACCTGTTCCCCACGGTCCATGTTGATGGTTCGGTTGCGACGCCCAACCTCAgtgaggagcaggaggaggcgatcGTTCCGTCCATCTTCGTGGGTGTGCGCTCCATTGCTCACAGCCCCAACATGACGACGGAGGATCTCGTTGCGCACCCGTCGTTCCCGTTCATGGACGGCCAGGTGCCGGAGGATGCCGCTGCTGGCACGACTGCTACCGACTCGTCAtccgcgacgtcgcccGTGGCCGAAGCGCATTCGCTGCCTGAGGACGACCACGACTTtgaccgcgacctcgagcaggAGCTGGCAAGTGCTGCCgccgcaagctcgtcggGCGACGTTGACCGACCCCGCCGCAGTCTGCGCTCGAGGGTacttgagcgccttggTGCTTCCCGCCGCGAGCCGAGAGCTTCACCTCCGCTCAACACCTACCTCATCTACGTTATTGGTGGCAACTATCCGCGCTCCCACCCTGTTCTGTCCATCCCGTCATTAGTGTCCGGTGGCCCACTTACTGCTGAGGACTTGCAGCTACTATCGGAGCTCCTTGGCCCTGCGAAGCCGCCGACTGTCACGCAAGAGGAGATCGAAGCTTCGGGTCTCAAGGtcatcaaggccgacaCGCTCACCCAGGCCGTCcaggatggcgaggtgctcgacgcgAGCACCGAGAGGTGTATG gtgTGCCTTTGCGActacgaggacgacgacgttTGTCGTGTGCTCAAGTGCCGGCACGCGTTCCACATGCCGTGTGTGGACCAGTGGCTGACGTCTGGCCGCAACTCGTGCCCGACTTGCCGCACCGATGCGGTAGACAAGAATGCCGTTCCGCCACCACCCGAGGTAGAGGACGCTGATGCCGTCGCGTAG